The Prevotella sp. E9-3 genome has a window encoding:
- the rfbC gene encoding dTDP-4-dehydrorhamnose 3,5-epimerase, with amino-acid sequence MEIIKTAIDGVLIIEPKVFGDKRGYFFESFSQREFDEKVAPILGHTINFVQDNESMSSYGVMRGLHFQRPPYTQSKLVRCVKGAVLDVAVDIRKGSPTYGQHVAVELTEDNHRQFFVPRGFAHGFAVLSETAVFQYKCDEFYHPEADGGISIIDDSLGIDWKIPTDLANLSDKDTKHALLKDFDSPFDINVSLY; translated from the coding sequence ATGGAGATTATAAAAACTGCTATAGATGGCGTTTTAATTATTGAACCAAAAGTATTTGGAGATAAAAGAGGTTACTTCTTTGAAAGTTTTTCTCAGCGAGAATTTGACGAGAAGGTAGCTCCTATACTAGGTCATACAATTAACTTTGTTCAGGATAATGAGAGCATGTCAAGCTATGGCGTGATGCGTGGACTACATTTCCAGCGCCCACCATACACCCAAAGTAAATTGGTTCGTTGCGTGAAAGGTGCTGTGTTGGATGTAGCAGTTGATATCCGCAAGGGTAGTCCTACTTATGGCCAGCATGTAGCCGTAGAACTGACCGAAGATAACCACCGCCAGTTCTTTGTACCTCGAGGCTTTGCTCACGGCTTCGCTGTATTAAGCGAAACGGCAGTGTTCCAGTATAAGTGCGATGAGTTCTACCATCCAGAAGCAGATGGTGGTATCAGTATCATTGATGATTCCCTTGGAATTGATTGGAAGATACCAACAGACCTGGCAAATTTAAGTGATAAGGACACTAAACACGCATTATTAAAAGACTTTGATAGCCCATTTGATATTAACGTAAGTCTCTATTAA
- the rfbA gene encoding glucose-1-phosphate thymidylyltransferase RfbA has translation MKGIVLAGGSGTRLYPITKGVSKQLLPIYDKPMVYYPISALMLAGIRDILIISTPYDLPGFKRLLGDGSDYGVHFEYAEQPSPDGLAQAFIIGEKFIGDDSACLVLGDNIFYGAGFTKLLRNAVNDADQNGKATVFGYWVSDPERYGVAEFDKEGNCLSIEEKPKEPKSNYAVVGLYFYPNKVVDVAKHIKPSARGELEITTVNQEFLKDGELKVQVFGRGFAWLDTGTHDSLAEASTFVEVIEKRQGLKVACLEGIAYRNGWISEEKMRELAKPMLKNQYGQYLLKVIDEMKEDVNSGTLEHV, from the coding sequence ATGAAAGGAATCGTTCTTGCCGGGGGCTCCGGCACAAGACTTTACCCAATCACAAAGGGTGTGAGCAAACAATTGCTTCCGATTTATGATAAACCGATGGTTTATTATCCTATCAGTGCACTGATGCTGGCAGGCATCAGAGATATTCTGATTATCTCTACTCCTTACGATTTGCCTGGCTTCAAGCGCCTCTTGGGTGATGGTTCTGATTATGGGGTACATTTTGAATATGCAGAGCAACCCAGCCCTGATGGTCTTGCACAGGCTTTTATTATCGGTGAGAAGTTCATTGGAGATGATAGTGCCTGCCTTGTGTTGGGCGATAACATCTTCTATGGTGCAGGCTTCACCAAGTTGTTGCGTAATGCTGTAAACGATGCAGACCAAAACGGTAAGGCAACGGTCTTTGGTTACTGGGTGTCAGATCCAGAACGTTATGGCGTTGCTGAATTTGATAAAGAGGGTAACTGCTTGAGCATTGAAGAAAAACCCAAGGAACCCAAATCCAACTATGCTGTGGTTGGACTCTACTTCTATCCAAATAAGGTCGTAGATGTTGCCAAACATATTAAACCATCTGCAAGAGGTGAACTGGAGATAACTACTGTGAATCAGGAATTTTTGAAAGATGGTGAACTGAAAGTCCAAGTCTTTGGAAGAGGATTTGCATGGCTTGATACGGGTACGCATGACTCTTTAGCAGAGGCTTCAACCTTTGTTGAGGTCATTGAAAAGCGTCAAGGTTTGAAGGTGGCTTGCCTGGAAGGTATCGCCTATCGTAATGGCTGGATTTCTGAAGAAAAGATGCGTGAGTTGGCAAAACCCATGCTCAAGAACCAGTATGGACAATACTTGCTGAAGGTGATTGATGAAATGAAAGAAGATGTCAACAGCGGTACGCTGGAACATGTATAA
- a CDS encoding polysaccharide biosynthesis/export family protein, which produces MKINKALMKYCVFIVPIFCICSCAHYKDVPYFQNSAEFDGSKGAMQYDLKIKPKDILTIYVFSGNDVKAVAPFNMLDSRVADFSQGIPRVSSSRIGQIHHYLVDNNGNIDFPILGKVNVGYMTIDSINSHIRSLIMPYLQPDADCVVNTYIDNYEITVMGEVNNPNTFTISRPEINVLEALAMAGDMTIYGKRNNVKILRELADGTYEVHELDMRDANILNSPYYYLQQRDVVYVEPNEAMAQNSKIGQTRQLWLRGASITISLGSLLYRVLQ; this is translated from the coding sequence ATGAAGATAAATAAAGCGCTTATGAAATATTGTGTATTTATCGTGCCAATATTTTGCATTTGTTCATGTGCTCATTATAAGGATGTGCCGTATTTCCAGAATTCTGCGGAGTTTGATGGGAGTAAGGGCGCAATGCAGTATGACCTGAAAATTAAACCTAAAGATATATTAACTATATACGTATTTTCTGGAAATGATGTGAAGGCTGTAGCCCCCTTCAATATGTTAGATTCTAGAGTGGCTGATTTTTCTCAAGGAATCCCTAGGGTGAGCTCAAGCAGAATAGGTCAAATCCATCATTACTTGGTAGATAATAATGGTAATATAGATTTTCCAATACTAGGGAAGGTTAATGTTGGTTATATGACAATAGACTCTATTAATAGTCATATAAGGAGTCTTATTATGCCATATTTGCAGCCTGATGCTGATTGTGTTGTGAATACATATATTGATAACTATGAAATCACAGTGATGGGGGAGGTTAACAACCCTAATACATTCACTATTTCACGCCCAGAGATTAATGTACTTGAAGCATTGGCAATGGCAGGAGATATGACGATTTATGGTAAACGAAATAATGTGAAGATATTGCGAGAATTAGCAGATGGAACGTATGAAGTACATGAACTTGATATGCGTGATGCTAATATTCTTAATTCGCCATATTACTATCTTCAGCAAAGAGATGTGGTTTATGTTGAACCTAATGAAGCTATGGCACAAAATTCTAAGATAGGCCAAACGCGTCAATTGTGGCTTCGTGGTGCAAGTATAACTATTTCGTTAGGCTCTTTATTATATAGAGTATTGCAATAA